GAGGCGAGGCGACCCTTCATCGCCTTTTCGCTTTGTGGTGAGGCGATCTTCAAAAGACGACGTCATGGCGACAATGACGAGAAAGGCGAGAGGCGAGAAAGGTGTGAAAAGCGTCGccttttgtattttcttaaaaaaagccTATCAATTTAGggttttaaaagttaaaagttaaTTTTAGGGTTTTCATCCAAATTTGTACAGTTGCACTCTTAGACTTAGAGCAACTCCAACCAGTATATTCGACTAGATTTCTCCGGCGACCAACCAGACTATTCCGGCGACTCCAAAGTCTAACCAATatgtatttcttcttttcttcttcagaTTTCTTCTTCCTatgtttctttttccttcttcttcatacTTCAGAGTTACTTCTacatttgtttgtttttttcctcGTTGTTTTGACTTTTGTTCTGTTTTTTCTCATTCAAGTTCTAGACTTCTAGTAACTACTATCTATTTTCAGTTTTCGAAGtgaaatatttgctaatatgttattgatattgagattttgattatttatatatgcaattaaatattttaattttttggtatTAATTGGTGCCATACTTCAAAAAGGCAAGGGGTGAGGTAGACCCTTGTGGCATATTGCCGTCGAAAACACTGGGTTCAAGCCCCACACCATGCAAAGCGAATCTTGGTATTTAAGTGGAGCAGGGTAGAGGGGCGGGCCCATTATCCACCGAGCTTAGAAGGCTATGGTTGGTCCAAAGGGCGAGCCATAGACGGATTTTTcggtataaaataaaaataaaaatatatatatatatatataaataataaattgtcAATTATCCCACAATCAAAATTCCTAAACTTAGAATGTTAAACTTCTGTATGGCTTACCTGGAGCGGCATCTCTATCCGTCGCCGTCGAAGAGCTTTCCTCCGGATTCTCTTTGctctcttaaaaaaataattataactaaaagtgacaaaccccactattttatttttaaaaatatgggATAAATGgcatagggtattaaataagttataaatttagcccaccaattaaattaattatctaaaattacttgtaaactaaataaccgtagttaccgaatagtccaaaatacccatttaGAATCTACCGGAAGAGTCTTTATGGAATAATAACatctagtactcaaaacgacctaacgggtcattaaaATTAACTACTACCAAGGCAGCAACATTGTCATTCGTGTCCCTTTTCATGTTAAATCAACCTGCAGTTAATGACTATAACCAACGTTCACCTAggttataattattttgaagtGGCTGAATTGTGATCTTTGTGTTACTGGAAATGTCTCTGTTTTTATCTAGTTAttctttgtcttttcttttttctccctCAACTCACTTTGATCTCATTCTATCTCTTTGCCATGTCAAGTTATTTGGTGTGTGAAATCCCTTAAAAAGTTTTGAAGGGATTTAACATTATGAAACAAAGTACAAGGTAGTAACCTTTACATAGTGCAGTTTAGGACTTTAGGTTGTTGAAGTTAATTATGTCTTAACGAATTGCATGAGACTGGAGGTTTTCTCGACTGGGAGTTTGGTTCTATTTTTTTCTCGATGAAgatatattttctcttttatagTTGAAAACGTGTTTTCTACTATTATTCTTCCTTTCCCCTTCCTCTTTCCTGTTCAATTTTACCCTAGAGGATAGTTTGATGCTGTTCTTATGGTTTATGAATTGATTGAACAGGTTAAGCAATATGGCTGAATTGACTGCAGAAGCGCAGCTTGTTCAAAGTTGAGTTCTTTTATTTAATGTACTTGTCCTCTCCCTCTTATCAATTCTATCAATTGTTTTCTAACAGGGGCGTGACCTTTGACATTTCATCTTTagaatttcttcattttctcgAGCTTCAGTTCATGTCTGTTTCCTCTGCTTGTATTCCATTTAACCTCTTGATGCTAAACTTGTTTTGAAGTGTTGAAGTCACATATTAGGCCTAAGTCTAGCTCTTTCATTCTGTACTGCTGACATCTGGAGAAAAATTCTTGCTTCTTCATGATTCAGATAATTTAGAGAATGTCGATGGGTTCCAAATGATGCCCAAACAAGATACTGCATGCCTTCCTAACATGCAGACGCAGCCCGAAGAAATTGGTAGGAGACATCAATGCCCATGTCATTCATGATATTGTCATCCAATTATCTTCATTATTGTTTTTACAAGAGACCAGGGTCACGAGAACAGTGTTTTCACCTGAATGCTTCTGTTTCCAGAAAGGAAAGCTCGGGTGGATGCTGTTTGGGAGCAAATGAACAAAGGAGTGTCTACGAGGACCCTGTACTCCATAATAAACAAGCCTACTTCAGCATCAAATAAAATATCCTCAAAAAATTCGTCAAAACCATCATCTTCTGTGAGTATAAGACCTCTACTTTACAAACTGTATGAGATATATCCACGTTGTTACTCAGATTTGTGGTGTAACAATCTTAACAGAGTTGGATGACAGTACTGGGTTTGTCTCAAAAGAAGACATCAGAGCCTGGAAGAAGCACACCAGAGAAGTGCCTTAGGACTACTCAAAAGGACACTAGTGAGGAGTCAAAGAAGCTTGCTGCTGCTGCTCTCTTTGCAGTAAAGGAAGCTGCCACAGCTGCTGCCTCTGCAGGCCGGGGTAAAGTGGTAAGTCTACTAGCTTTTCAATTTTTGTAGCTGAAGGATTATTTCCAGATTTGGTGATGATACTCATTAGAACTCTTTTGGCGTATATAcctttttttaaatcttttttcaaTGAGTGAAAAATGCTTGACACTGTTATCTTTAAGTAACTAATCTCGAacaaaacacacacaaaaaaaaataaaaaaatagaaggaAACAAAGTAGTTGCTGTCACTTTAGTGGTCTTGCTATTGTTTAACCTGTATGTTTGATAGTTATCATTACGAAAGAGGTTGAAAATTTTGCGGGAATGGTTACAAGCAATTGTCCGTCTGAACCACTTGATGGAAACTTCTAGATTCACTCAAGATGTGCATATGCTTCTCAGATTTGTTGTTGCCCCGTTTCCCTTTGCACATTCTTGACACCTATTCCAATTTGACAGATTACTGAAGTACGAGATTTTGCTGGTGAAGATgttgaaataaagaaatatgTTGATGCCAACTCTGCAGAAGCATCTGATAAATGCAAAGGCCCAGCAGCACCTGCTTCTGCTGTTGATATTATCCTTGAACAGATAAAAAAGAAGCAGAAACTGAGTGTACTTGATAAGACAAAGAAAGACTGGGAGGGATTCAAGGGAGAAAATAGAGGGATGGAGGAAGAGCTGGATGCttacaagaagagttccaatcAGTATCTAGACAGGGTTGGTTTCTTAGAGCGTGCTGATTACCGAGAATTTGAGCGGGAGAGAGATGCTCGTCTTGCAATGCATGCAAAGAGGAAACCAGAAAGCATGAGAGAAGACTACTGAGAACATACTTCCAGGAGATACTGGCACTTGGTCCTATAAAAGAAGTTGTGGCATCAGTGGCTTTTGGAGGCCGATTCCTGTCTTAGATTATAAGTTTGTCCTATCACTAGCAAATATTGCAGGGGTTTAAAAGgaggtgtgtgtgtgtgtgtgtgtgtgtttatgGGCctacatgttcatgaaagtgATACCCAGTGACTACCTGAGACTCATGCTTGGAAACCTGTTCTTGTAATTTAATCTATTCCCTTttcccaaaatttcattccataaCATTCTTTTACCCAACCCATTCCACTAGTTCACTGGAAAAAATATTAGGGAGGTTAGACTAAAGATCTGTCTCCCGATGTCAGTTCCATTTTATTTTGACAGTAACGAATAAGTCTGCATTTCTTTGAGTCCAAGGACAGCTAAAGTGGATTAATCTTTGTAATCAAATCCATAAGCAACCGTTATCTGAAGAATTCATCTTCTAATCAAAGCATTCTCTGAAGAATTATCTCTAAATCCAATGTTTCCCTTTAAACTGTCAGAAGTACCAAGAAAACATCACCATGTTTCTGAGGATGATGCagacactattttgagtttttaattcATGTTTATAGATTAACTACAGAGATATGAACATATAGATTACTAAATTAGCACAAGGTTAATCAAATTTCATCATCTGAACCATTTTACGGGTTACTGAACACGACATATGATCTTGAGAGAAGAagaattgaaataaaaattcaacATTATTCGGATATAAGAAGGGAAGTGAATAAAATTTGTTTGTATAAATTTACAATGAATGCAAACCAATGAGAATCcaatcttaaaactagcataCAACCTCCAATCTGGTTGCCAAATTCCTTAATCGTCCTCTTGTTTCATAATGGTCCTCTTTTGAACCTGACATTGATGTTATTCACAATTTATGATCCTAGCCTATGTTACTCGTATTATCCAAAATTTTTGTACCACAAGCACCTGCTGATGACAGTCCAAGGAGCTATGTTTTCTGAAAGAAACTTAGCGGTGTTTCACAATGGAAGCACTGAACTTCGACTACGATTATGTCTTGAGAAAAATGATTTACCACCATAAGAAAATGATCTCTTCATCAAAACAGGTTCTTCTTTATGCAgagttgaacttgaattttcaCCAACAGCTTCTTCTCCTCCACTCATTCTTGACAACACAAACATATTATCAAGCCCTCTATTTGAACTCATTGAAGAATCCACTGAAACTGATCTTCTCATTGATTGTACTTCCCCATCTCCACAGCCCCTCTCAACCTGCAAAAACTCTTCTTGATTAACCCCATTCTCGCCAATAATTACCTCATTGTTACTATTCACTTCTCTCTGTTCATCATTTTCCAGTATCCTCTCTTCATTGGTACTCAAATTAGCACCTAAGTCAAGCTCGACTGGAACCACTGTAGGTGCATTCAAACTGTTTGATAAAATGTCACAACGACACAAGGGACAATTTGTGTGTGATCTTAACCATGTATCTATACAATATATGTGAAAGGCATGTTTACAGTTTGGGAGTAATCTAAGAGACTCATCATCTTGAAATTCATTCAAGCAAACAGAGCAATTTGTTCCTTCAACCATACCATCTCCTGTTTTGTACTTGAAAATAGTAATCTTATCAATAACAGATGGCTGAAGACCTATAGTGTTGATGTACCAAATGGGATGATCAATATCAGGAGCTCGATTCTCGTCGAAAAAATCTTCATCAGAGCCTGCTTGTGTTGGTGGGGTTCTTCTCCTGTTCCAATTCAAGCAGTTCTTGACAATGATCAAATAGTAGCTGACAAGAAGGAACAAGCTAGCAAACAAGGCAACGGAGATGATAACATAAGGTGATATGTTCTGATGATGTTTGCTATTCAATTGAGGCTGCAGCGATGGCGGCGGCGGCGGTGGAGGTATGTAATAATCTAAGTCTACATATGGATAACAAGCATAAGGACATGTTGAATCACAAACATAGATACAATCTGCAGATTGGTTTGTTATTTGAAATAGCTTTCTTGTGTTCATCATGGCCATTTGAATATTTGATAGATAAAAATTGTGTCTTGATGGGGTTTCTTGACTTTAGAAAAACAATAATGGAGTTAAGGTGATTAGGTGATTAGTCATTGAGATTCTTGTCAATAAGGTGGAGGATAATAAGACTGTTattttccaaagtttgaataAAGACTTTTAGAGGGCTATCATTTTCAATTCAATTGAATATGTGAGGTTGATAGCTTCCTTggaatatttaaaatatttccatGAATAATTAAGAAACATTGATGTGAAGCAAAATTAGAGTGAATTAATTAATAAGCTTTAATTACTTGTCAAACAAAATGATTGATACAGTGATAAATTACACGAGATTATTTGACCTTGGACCTAATTAGTCTTAGTATAAAGAATTTAGTAATCACATACACCGCCATAGTGTACTCTGCTCAATTTATATCCTAGGTTGTGTGACGTTATTGCCAGTCATCATCAACAACCCCAACAAAGAGGATTGGTCCTCTCATACCAGTGAATTGGGTCGCATACATTGGAGAAAGAGAGTACTGGCTCGCCGCTGTGGATGTAGGTGTTCCCATGAAACGAACCGGTGCCACATTCCGCTAAGATACTGGCTGGAGTTGGTCTCACCGTAGTGACGAGAGTTCCAGCTCGATGAATCGCCAATTCCCTCTGTATGTCCAAGCGCCATCCACTTGTGAATACAACAATCTGCCCTCCGTAATCAAGTAAGAGTTTAAATATTCACTAAGCTTCCTTTCAATTATCCCTATAATAAAGAAGACATAGTGCTTGTTGATGGCCACGATTCCAATATGACCCTTCAGTGTAATCACATAAGTGGGGTCTAGAGACTCTTTCCGATCAACCCTCGACTGAACAAACAATGAAAAAGAGGCAGCAAAAACAACAAGAAAATAAGATATCGAGGCTAAAGAATGACAAATAGTAGTAGAAATCTAAAGATAAAGgaaaaacaagaagaagaatgCATACTctaaggggttgtttggtatGGGGATGGGATAGACAAAGTTATCCCACCATATATATGGGATACCTTATCCCATCATTATAATACAAATGGTGGGATAAATAATTCCGGAACTAATTTATACCCCTAACTAAACTCAAATTAATCTAATCCTGCATTTTTTTGTTTCAAGATTATATATTATCCCTTATCTTTCGTTCCAAAGACACATAAGGATGGGAAAGAAATACGCCCGGCTTCCTACTAACTTTTTATCCTAATCTTCAACCTCCGCACCTTCCTATGGTATACATTACTTTTAACTTTAACAGCGTAAAATCTTTGGTGAGGTGAGATTTGTGAATCATCGTCAAATTTTGTACTTAAACGGGCTAAAATGAGACGAGTAAGTGTAATTTCCAGTAAATGAAGACAGCTCCACTGCTTTGGTTAAGGCATATAAGTATGTTTAAGTTAACCGACTagttaattgtttttttttattcaattggaCTGGTATATTGATTAAGGAGTTATGCATggtagtatttttatttttctttcgttaatatttttttcatcagATTAAACAATTATGCAGTGGTAAGTCAAGTTTTGAGTGTTACATATGAAACACAATTTTGGCGTCTAAGGTGATAAATCAACATCAAGATGGTACCATAATTAGAAAagcaatttttgattttttgccAAACGAATAATAATTACATTTCATATTACATTTTGGGTAGTGGGTATCTGTCAACTTCCTAAGCGTGGAATAAATAATGGTTGTTGAATCTCAATCACTATAAtcaatttctctctctctacttttccttcttattttgtttaATTTGAGCTTTTCTGTTTTTGTTAAAGCCAATATTCTTGAGACACAAAGGACgatatacttatattattgGTAGTTTCTCGCTtagatttttttgaaaatgggAACTGAAATTTGGATTACTTCAAAATTTACTAGcattgaataagtaaattatcaaatttaggCAAGTAAAAACTAATTTAAGTCGATGAGTTGGGTCAATTTGGGATAAGTAAAGATAGAGTTGGGGAGTGTGGGGTGAAATGAACAGTTAAGCCGATTTTGGAACCTCTCTTTCAGGCATAGCcgaaatttataaatttttgtaACAAGTTTAGATGCTTCGatcaaaattacaaaaatatttatatgaagTTATAAATGTTATCTGAAGTTTGATATTTTACTTGTGCAAGTAGACTTTAGAGTTTTTTGTTTGAAACTTCAGACATACACGACTAAACTTAAGATATGAAGAAGGTGTTGTGACGGAAGGATGCAAATTCgaaaacagagaaaataaataacaccaaaTTTAACGCGGGAAAAATCCTTCAAATCGAAGGTAACAACCACGGGATCTTCGAAATCCGAATTTCTCCACTATAACAATAAGAGAGTTACAAATATTCTCCTAAATGGCTATACAATAATTGCCAAGTAAGGAGAATCAATAGCTATACCAACAAaagtaataggaagaaaatcacCCAAAACAGAGCTACTGTTCGGGACCTAAACTGAGATGTTGATGACTTCTAAATTCGATCTCCACCGTTCAAATCAAACACTAAGATGTTAGGAACACTCAATAAAAATTTCAGGCCGATCCAACGGTTAATGAATCGGAAAACGCAATTTGAACGTTTCTGGTCTGAGAGACAAAACTGCTGCGGAAAAcacccttttcttctcttttctatcttgttgaaagctctctcaaaaacctctcttatGTGCCTAATGTCTCTCAAAGACATTACCAATGAGCAATTACATAATTCTCTTAAATAATCCTATTTATAGAGTGATACTTTTTCCTAAGCCAAAACCAACTCC
This region of Solanum dulcamara chromosome 9, daSolDulc1.2, whole genome shotgun sequence genomic DNA includes:
- the LOC129902109 gene encoding uncharacterized protein LOC129902109 isoform X1, which encodes MAELTAEAQLVQNNLENVDGFQMMPKQDTACLPNMQTQPEEIERKARVDAVWEQMNKGVSTRTLYSIINKPTSASNKISSKNSSKPSSSSWMTVLGLSQKKTSEPGRSTPEKCLRTTQKDTSEESKKLAAAALFAVKEAATAAASAGRGKVITEVRDFAGEDVEIKKYVDANSAEASDKCKGPAAPASAVDIILEQIKKKQKLSVLDKTKKDWEGFKGENRGMEEELDAYKKSSNQYLDRVGFLERADYREFERERDARLAMHAKRKPESMREDY
- the LOC129902109 gene encoding uncharacterized protein LOC129902109 isoform X2: MMPKQDTACLPNMQTQPEEIERKARVDAVWEQMNKGVSTRTLYSIINKPTSASNKISSKNSSKPSSSSWMTVLGLSQKKTSEPGRSTPEKCLRTTQKDTSEESKKLAAAALFAVKEAATAAASAGRGKVITEVRDFAGEDVEIKKYVDANSAEASDKCKGPAAPASAVDIILEQIKKKQKLSVLDKTKKDWEGFKGENRGMEEELDAYKKSSNQYLDRVGFLERADYREFERERDARLAMHAKRKPESMREDY
- the LOC129902108 gene encoding E3 ubiquitin-protein ligase RING1-like, with amino-acid sequence MAMMNTRKLFQITNQSADCIYVCDSTCPYACYPYVDLDYYIPPPPPPPSLQPQLNSKHHQNISPYVIISVALFASLFLLVSYYLIIVKNCLNWNRRRTPPTQAGSDEDFFDENRAPDIDHPIWYINTIGLQPSVIDKITIFKYKTGDGMVEGTNCSVCLNEFQDDESLRLLPNCKHAFHIYCIDTWLRSHTNCPLCRCDILSNSLNAPTVVPVELDLGANLSTNEERILENDEQREVNSNNEVIIGENGVNQEEFLQVERGCGDGEVQSMRRSVSVDSSMSSNRGLDNMFVLSRMSGGEEAVGENSSSTLHKEEPVLMKRSFSYGGKSFFSRHNRSRSSVLPL